A genome region from Streptomyces xanthophaeus includes the following:
- the ddaH gene encoding dimethylargininase, translating into MPLTEPITPAGALYRSESPTRVATRRRLLMCRPRHYDVTYSINPWMNPQHATDNALAVSQWEGLRDLYLELGHVVEEIDPIEGLPDMVFAANGATVVDGKVYGARFRHAERTAEGPAYLRWLEGRGYTDSLWPEFVNEGEGDILTVGRRLLAGTGFRTDPRSHAEAQEFFGLPVTSLTLVNPEYYHLDTALSVLSEDEVMYYPAAFSQGSQAVLRAMFPTAILATAEDAAVFGLNAFSDGRHVLLPAAATGLHAKLRARGFEPIGVELSELLKAGGSVKCCTLELRDR; encoded by the coding sequence GTGCCGCTCACCGAGCCCATCACCCCTGCCGGCGCGCTCTACCGTTCCGAGAGCCCCACACGGGTCGCCACGCGCCGACGTCTGCTGATGTGCCGTCCCCGGCACTACGACGTCACGTACTCGATCAACCCGTGGATGAACCCGCAGCACGCCACGGACAACGCGCTCGCCGTCAGCCAGTGGGAGGGCCTGCGCGACCTGTATCTCGAACTCGGCCACGTGGTCGAGGAGATAGACCCCATCGAGGGCCTGCCCGACATGGTGTTCGCGGCCAACGGCGCCACCGTCGTCGACGGCAAGGTCTACGGGGCCCGGTTCCGGCACGCGGAGCGCACCGCCGAGGGGCCCGCGTACCTGCGGTGGCTGGAGGGCCGCGGCTACACGGACTCGCTGTGGCCCGAATTCGTCAACGAGGGCGAGGGTGACATCCTCACCGTCGGCCGCCGCCTGCTGGCCGGTACCGGCTTCCGCACGGACCCGCGTTCCCACGCGGAGGCGCAGGAGTTCTTCGGCCTCCCGGTCACCTCGCTGACCCTGGTGAACCCGGAGTACTACCACCTGGACACCGCGCTCTCCGTGCTGTCCGAGGACGAGGTCATGTACTACCCGGCCGCCTTCTCCCAGGGCAGCCAGGCCGTACTGCGCGCCATGTTCCCCACGGCGATCCTGGCCACCGCCGAGGACGCGGCCGTCTTCGGCCTCAACGCCTTCTCCGACGGCCGCCACGTGCTCCTGCCGGCCGCGGCCACCGGCCTGCACGCGAAGCTGCGGGCGCGCGGCTTCGAGCCGATCGGGGTCGAGCTCTCCGAGCTCCTCAAGGCCGGCGGCAGCGTCAAGTGCTGCACGCTGGAGCTGCGCGATCGCTGA